The nucleotide sequence AATACCCCGACAAACTCGTCCTGGCCAAGCTGAACATCGACGACAACCCGCAAAGCGCCGCAGACTACGGGGTCATGAGCATTCCGACCATGATCGTGTTCAGGAACGGCCAGAAGGCCAAGACGATCGTAGGAGCGCGACCCAAGCATCAGATGCTGAAGGAACTCGCCGAGTTCATCGGATAACGAGAGTCCGCTCGGCCCCGCCACCGCAAGACCAACAACGGATGGTGCACGCCGCCCACGGGGGACGGGATACGTAGTACGTTATGGGCCATGCGACTGTACCGAGTCGGAGATTCCGGCGAGCCGATCCGAGACATTCAGGGTCGGCTCTCGTCGTTGGGCTTCGATTGTTCACCCGACCCCCGCGGAGAGTTTCTCGACGGCACCGCCGCTGCTGTCATTTCTTTCCAACAGATTCGTGGGTTGGACCCGGACGGCATCGTAGGCTCGGACACCTGGCGTTCCCTGTACGAGGCGGGTTTTCGTCTCGGCGATCGGATCCTCTATCACCGTCGGCCGATGCTGCGCGGAGATGACGTTGAAGAACTGCAACGACGCCTCAACGCACTGGGTTTCGACGCAGGAAAGGTCGATGGCATCTTCGGACCCGATACTGCACGAGCGATGATCGATTTCCAGACCAATCGCGGCATGCCGGTAGACGGAACTGCCGGCCCCGAAGTGATCGCAGAGCTGCAGTCCGTGAGCAAAGCCAGCCGCAAGACGGGACGCGAGGCCGTACGGGAACGAGAATGGATGCGTAATCTCCCTCGCTCATTGGTCGGGAGCCGGGCCTGCTTCGACCCCTCTTGTAGAGATGACGTGGAGGCGGCGGCCGCCTGGGCAATGGCTTCTGCCGCAGCTAAGATCTTCCAGGTGTTGGGAGGACGACCGCTCTTCTCGCGCGGTGTCGACGTTTACTCGACTGAGTCGATTCGGGCTCGCCGGGCAAATCGTATGGGGGCAGATCTGATCGTCTCGTTGCGGCTCCCCCAGGCGGACAAACCCGGGGTCTACTTCTTCGCTTCCGCGATGAGCCGCAGCGATGCTGGGGCGCTGCTTGCCGCCTCAATCGCGTCTCGCCTCGACCTACCGATCGGCGGACGGGCCGCTCCCATCCTCAAGCACACCAGATCGCCGGCAGTGATCGTTGCGCACCCGACGCTGGGACCGGAACACGCGAAAGGATTGGTCGCCGGTATCAACGGCTTCTTTGTCGACGCCGGCGATCAGGAATAGAAGTCCCGATAGATTCGTTCTAATTCGTCAAGTGACGAAAAGTTGATCGTGACTTTCCCCTTGTCCCCTCGATACTGGATCTTCACCGGCGTGCCCAGGTGTTCCGAAAGCCTGTGTTCCAGCTCGATGATGGCAACGGGACGAATCTGGGTGACCGTCTGCTTGGGTGGCTGATTCCTGTCGTTTGCACGGACGCGCACTGCGTCCTCGACCTGGCGGACCGACCACCCTTCGTCGACAGCGCGCCTTGCGATGTGTTCGGCAAAGGCAACGTCTTCGACGTTGAGGAGCGCTCGCGCCGCGCCGGCACTGAGCTCTCTTCGCTCGACCATGCCCTGGATCACGGCAGGTAGCTGCAGCAGGCGCAAGGCATTGGTCACGGTGGCGCGGCTCTTCCCCACTCGTTTTCCGATGTCTTCGTGGGTGAGCTCGAAATCCTCGTGTAGTTGGCGATACGCAGCAGCTTCTTCGAGTGCGCCCAGGTCTTCGCGTTGAACGTTCTCGATGAGTGCTTCGGTGAGCGTGCCCTGATTATCCGTCGTCCTGACCATTGCAGGAATCTCATTGAGGCCCGCACGTCTGGCCGCCCGCCACCGCCGTTCTCCTGCGATCAACTCATACCGGTTCTCCTCGATCGATCGGACAACGATCGGCTGGAGGACTCCAACCTCGACGATAGAGGCAGTCAACTCCTCTAAAGTAGCTTCATCGAACGACACCCGCGGTTGTTGGGGATTGGGTTCGATGTGGTCGATCGGAAGTACCGCATATCCCTGCTCAATGGAGTCGTGCTGGGGGATCAGTGCTTCGAGGCCCCTCCCGAGACCACTACGGCGTGCCGGCATCGTTCCTCCCCTACTCGCTCTTGTGTCGCTGAATGAACTCACGGCCCAACTCGCGGTAGGCAATCGCCCCCCTGCTCATCGGGTCAAACGACTCTATTGGTTCTCCGTACGATGGTGCTTCAGACAGGCGAACCGAGCGAGGAATGATCGTTCTGTAGGCCTTGTCGCCGAAATGATCTCTCACCTGTGCAGCTACGTCCGCAGACAGCTTCGTACGGGCGTCGTACATGGTGAGAACGACACCACCTATCTCGAGCTCCGGGTTGAGGCTTCCCTTCACCAAATCGACATTGCGGACGAGTTGGCTCAACCCTTCAAGAGCGTAGTATTCACTTTGGATCGGAATGAACACTTCGTCTGCGGCTGCGAGCCCGTTGATGGTCAAGAGGCCAAGGGAGGGAGGGCAGTCGATCAGGACGAAGTCGTACATGCCGGCCACGTCTTTGAGTGCCATCTTCAGTTTCAGCTCGCGCGAGAACATTGAAACGAGTTCGATCTCCGCGCCGGCCAGGTCGATTGTGGCGGGAATGACATGAAGGTCCCGAACGCTCGTAGGCTCAATAACGTCAACTAACGTAGACTCGCCTATTAGCAGGTCGTACATGGACGCATCGATCATCGAGCGGTCAATTCCGAGGCCGGAGGTCGCGTTACCTTGGGGGTCGAGGTCCGCGAGAAGGACTCGCTGACCCTGGTATGCAAGCGCAGCCGCGAGGTTCACGGCGGTGGTCGACTTGCCTACCCCGCCCTTCTGGTTGGCAATTGCAACGATGAGTGGGGGGTTGTCAGCGGTCACGAGGACCAATGATAAGGATCTTTCCTCCGCCGTCAAGGACCTTTGGTGGAATAGAGACCACCCGTCCATCCGGGATCGCCGTACAAACGTCCCTAGCCTGCCGGGTCAGGCCTACGACGGCCCGGCCCCGAGGGGTTAGTAGATGGGCGATTCGCTCCGCAAGTACGGCCGGCGTGTTCACTCCTCTCGCCACTACCGCCTCATATGCGCCACTGTGGTCCTCGTACGTTCCCTGAACCACCCTCACGTTCGCCAGGTCCAGCACGCGAACGGCCCTACGGAGGAGGTCCGCTCGCCGGCCGGATCGGTCGAGCAGAGTCCAACGGCTCGTTGGCCAGAGAATCGCCAGCGGAATGCCGGGCAGGCCTACGCCGCTGCCTACATCGACGCCGGATCGGGGAGCCGCTTCGTCGAACCATGCCTTGGCGAATGCCAAGGAATCGCATATGTGCCGGTCCCAGAGGCGGGGCGCCTCGTCAGGGCCGATTCCACCGGACGGAAGCGCTTCGGATAGCAGCCAGTCGGCATAGCTGTGAAGGACACGGGTCTGATCCCTACCGAGAGGTACCCCTACCCATTTCCTCACGCGCTCCAGGTGACTCTGTTGCTGTGCCATTGACATCAGCATAGTTACACGTGGAACCTCCTGGCTTTCGTTCGGCCATGTTCCACGTGGAACATACAAGAAGCCCCACCGCCAGGGGTGGGGCTTCTTACTGAACGTCTACTGAATGCGCCGAAAGGGCCGTTGCCCCACGCGGCTACTCCGCCGACACGACCACGCTGCGATGCGGTTCTTCGCCCTCGGAAAACGAGCGCACGCCATCGATCTCGGCGATTGCGTCGTGAATCACTTTCCGATCGCTCGGGTTCATCGACTCGAGCATGACTTCTCCGCCCTCTGCCAGAACTTGTTCCGCCAGGCGCTTGGCGTAGATTTGCAGTGCCTCGCGACGCTGTTCGGCGTAGCCGGCTATGTCGAGGCGCAGTCGAGTACCTTCGCGGATCTTGCGCTGGGCAACGGTTCGGGTGATCTCGTGAACGGACTGCATGATGGATCCTCGTTGTCCGATCAGGGCCTCTGTCTGTGCACCGTCGATCGACGCGAACACAATCCCTTCCTCTCCATGCGCCTTAACTTCTCCTTCGAGACCGAAAGCTCCGACCAGGCCTTCGAGAAAGGACTGCACGACTTCGACGCGCTCGTCCATCGTCACTTCCGGCAGATCCGACTCAGGCTCATTCGAAGGTGCGGTCTTCCGATCCATGGTTTCCTCCTGCCGTTGAGGGCGCCGTGGCCTACCGTCTGCCTTCGGCTTGTTGTCGCTCCGTTGTTGTCTTGATGCGTTCTGTTCCGAACGGCCACCACCCTCACTCCCTTGGGTCCGTCGTGATTGCCTCGGCTTGTCCCGACCGGATGATTGCTGACGACCGTCGCTCCCTTGTGGCTTGCGTCGCCTCTTGGCGCGTCTCTTCGGCTTTGCCTTGACCCGGACTATGGCATCAGCACGGCCCATACCCAGGAAACCCTTCTCGGCCTGCTGGATGACCTCGACGTCTGCGAACTCGGCCGATTCCAATCCCAGTTCGGAAAGAGCGGCTTCCACGGCTACCTGAACGGTTCTTCCTTTGACTTCGACCCACTCCACTAGTTCCTCCTCCTGCGCTGCTTCTTCTTGGCCGATCCCTGCGGCTTCTCCGGACCCGGTTTGGGATCATCCGAATCTGAGTCTGACTGCTTCGGCTCTTCCTTCGGCGGGGGAGCGGGGCGGCCGTCCATCTGGAAAATCATGGCTTGCTGACCCAGGCGGAAAATGTTCGATGTCGCCCAGTACAACGTGAGGCCGGCAGGGAAGCTCCACGAGATAAAACCGATGAACAACGGCATGAACTTCGTGATGGTCTGCATCTGCTGCGCCTGCTTGTCCTGCGGACGACCATCCCGGGGTTGCGCGTGCCACTGCTGGACGAACTGAACCGCCACCATGATGGCCATCAATACGAGGTACGGAATGGTCGCTACGAGGCCTTCCGCCGAATAGACATCCGAGGGGTGAAAACCAAGGTCCATTCCAAGGAACCTGCCGCCCCCGGCAAGGAGGTGTTCCAACAAGGAGGAAGATACTGGAATACCCGATTCCGCGATAGTGTCGGCGCCGGCCGCGTCCCTCAAGACCCGAAAGAGGGCAAACCAGATCGGCATCTGGACCAGCAGGGGAATGAGGCATCCGCCCGGTGTCGCACCTGCCTCTTTCTGGATCTTCATCATCTCGGCCTGGAGGGCCTGAGGATCGTCCTTGTGCTTGGCCTGAAGCCGCTTGATCTCCGGCTGGATGGTTTGAAAAGCTCTGGTAGATCGCGTTTGCTTGAGCGTCAACGGGAACAACACGACGTTGATCAAGATCGTCAACATGATGATGGCGACCCCGTAGTTCGGGACGACGTCGAAGAACAGGGCGAGGAACCATCCGAGCACCTGCTTGATGCCGTCGAAAAAGGCACCCATCAGCTGGCCTCCTCTCTTTCAGGAACTGGATCGAAGCCACCTTCACGGAAAGGATGGCAGCGCCCGATACGACGAATCCCCATCCATACGCCGCGCACTAGCCCGAATCGGCCAATCGCATCGTAGGTGTAATGCGAACACGTTGGCTGATAGCGGCAATTCTTCCCCAAGACGGGGGACAATGCCTTCTGGTAGACCCGGATGAAAGCCTGGGCCACACCTGCGGGGCCGAATCCGGCCCTCGTTTCTGTCACGCCTCTGTCTCCTCACTGGCGATGGCATCCGCCAGCCATCTGATCAACCGGTCGAAGGGAACTCCTACGACCGCCGCGGATGCGACTATCACATAGTCTGTCTCATCCTGGAGCGATACCCTCCGAACCGCTTCACGAAGCCTGCGCTTCGCTCGATTCCGTTGTACTGCGCCCCCTACCTTACGCCCGACCACGAACCCCACCCGAGGTGGACCGGCCGGCCCGGGCGCCCGAACGACTAGAACCCCACCGCGCCGACATCGGGTACCAAGACGAAATACCGCTTGGAAGTCGGAAGCACCTCGCAGCGAGAGGTACACCGTCTCAGACGGCGATTCGCTTCCGCCCTTTTTGCCGGCGTCGCTTGATAATGGCGCGGCCAGCCCTGGTTCGCATCTTGCCGCGAAAACCATGCTTCTTGTTGCGCTTGCGCACGTTAGGTTGAAAGGTGCGTTTCATGGGGGAAGTCTCCGAATCTGAGGTGGCACGAGGTTACGGAGGGTGACTCCCCTTTGTCAAAGGCCGTGAGGCAAATCGCGACCGTACTCACGTTCGATCCGCGAGAAATTTGGCTAACACGCGAAAACCCGTTTCCGGCCGAATTGCCCACATCCGGACTCCGCGCGGCGTCGAGCGACACCCGAGAAAGATGCACTGAACAGGCGAAACTCCGGCGGCAAAGCAACCCACAATTAGTCCACAAGGTCGGTTTTCGCCGTCTTGAGACACCGGACGGGTCACCCATATACTCCGCTCCCGCCGGCAGGGCTTTGAACTACCGGGCACTTCCCCAACGTGCTGTACAAAAAAACGAGGTCGTGCGCGGCCCCGAATACGGAATAAGTCAGTACCCGGAGGTCGGGGAACGCTCTCCACATGGTGTGGAAATACCTGTGGACATCTAGCACGGAAGGTTGGAGGAAGACGTTGACGCAAGTTCAAGCGACAACCGACGATTGGAAGTCGTTCCGCAAGAGTTTGCAGGACCGGGTATCTCCGGTGACCTGGCAAACCTGGCTGGCGCCTCTGGATCTCAGAGAACCCGTTGACCGTGAGCTCACCCTCGTCGCGCCGAGCGATTTCCACCGGAGATGGATTGCCGAAAAACACCTCGCCGCAATCGAGGGAGCGGCTTTGGCGGTCTTTGGCCCGGACATCGAGGTTCAGTTGGAAACAGGAACGATGACGCTGCCGTTCGACGAGGAACCGGAGCCCGAGGCCGCTGAACCGGAACCCCCTCCCCGCCCACGGCCCGCTGATCGGAAACCGAACCGGCCGGGTAGCCGTTTGCTGCCCCGGTATACGTTCGAACACTTCGTGGTTGGTCAGTCCAACCGTTTCGCCCACGCGGCGGCGATGGCCATCGCCGAGCAACCCGGGACCCATTACAACCCCCTCTTCATCTACGGTGGGGCGGGCCTCGGCAAGACGCACCTACTGCAGGCCGTCGGTCATCACGCCCTGGAACTCAACCCGCTACAGGTTGTCCGCTACGTTTCCTCCGAGAACTTCTTCAACGAGTTCATCGACGGCATCCGCAGCAAACGGATGGACGAGTTCAAGGCTCGCTTTCGAAGCACCGACGTTCTCTTGCTCGACGATGTGCAGTTCTTCGAAGGAAAGGAACAAATCCTCGAGGAGTTCTTCCACACGTTCAACACGCTGTATGAATCTGGCAAGCAGATGATGTTCAGCTCGGATCGACATCCGCGTCACCTGGACACTCTCGAGGATCGCCTCCGCAGCCGGTTCGAATGGGGACTACTTACCGACATCCAGCCGCCGGACGTCGAAACTCGTCTCGCCATTCTTCGCATGAACCTCGAATCCCTTCGCCAACCAGTGCCGGAAGATGTTCTGTTGTTCATTGCCGAGAGCGTCGAGAACAACATCCGGGAACTCGAAGGAGCAATGACCCGGGTCACCGCGTTCGCCGGCCTCACCGGCCAGCTGGTGAACCTCGAGATGGCGCAGGATGTGCTGCAGGATCTTGTTCCCTCCTCCACCCCCAGACCCCTGACCGCTGACCAGATCATGGACCGGGCGGCTGCGGCCTTCGGCTTCTCAGCAGTCGACCTCCGGGCGAAGAGCCGCCGGCAGCCGCTCGTACTCTCGCGTCAGGTGGCGATGTATCTGTGCCGCGAACTCACCGACCTCTCGCTCCCTCAAATCGGCAATCTCTTCAACCGTGATCACTCGACGGTGCTCCACGCGGTCGATAAGGTGAAGGGCCTGCTGCAGACCGATCATGCGGTTTTCGAACGGGTCACCGCGCTGTCCCAGGAGCTGCGCACAACATGACGACAAACGCAAGCTGCGAACACCCGTCCACGGGCCCTGTGGGAATCTCCCTGGTTGTCCTCAACCGCTGTGGAGACAGGAAAGGTCCTCTGAACTGGCCCTTTCCTGTGGTTCTCAACAATCCACAGGGCCTATTACTACTACTACCGTTAATTTAGAACTTAGAAGGGATAGACATACGTGCGCATCCGAGCCGAACGAGACGACCTTGTCGACGTATTTTCTCGGGCAGCCCGAGCAGTTGGCCCGCGAGCCGCATTACCGATTCTTCAGGGCGTGCTGTGCGAAGTCACCGGAAAGACGCTGCGAGTAACCGGCACCGATCTCGAGATGACGGTGCGCACGATGACGGAGGTGGAGGTCCTCGAAGAGGGTTCGGTAGTCATTCCTGCGAAACTCGCCGACGGAGCTATCTCAAAGATGCCCCAAGGAGCCGTTACGGTCGGGTCGGGGGACGGAGAAGTGGAGATCCTGGGAGCCGGCCCTGCGTTCAAGTTCCGCGAACTCCCGGTTGACGAATACCCGCAGTTGGGTGACCCCGATTTCTCTGAGGCGGTCAACCTCGACGGTGACCTCCTCGCCGCCTCAGTGGCACAGGTATCAACAGCGGCCAGTGGGGATTCAGCGCGGCCCATCCTGACCGGAATACTGGTGGAGGCGACAGAGACCGGCACTCGGCTGGTCGCAACCGACTCGTACCGATTGGCCGTCCGCGACCTGCCGGGCGTTTCGCCGGCCACTACTGCTCTGATTCCCGCCAGGGGACTCCGCGAACTGAGCAAAACCGTGGGTTCTGCAAAGGTCAAAATGGCGCTCGGCACCCGGGAGGCCGCCTTCGGGTCCGAGCGAGGGACCCTCTCGTTGAGGCTGATTGAAGGGACTTTTCCGAACTATCAGCAACTACTCCCGGAGTCGTATCCCAACCGGGTGATAGTCCTCAAGTCGGCCTTGCTCGAAGCTCTGTCCAGAGCAGCACTGGTAGCCGAGGATCACATTCCGGTCAGACTCAAGCTGATGGAAGGCGGCGTTGAAATGACGGTCACCCGCCAGGACGTCGGCGGAGAGGCGGAACACCTGCCAGGAGAGTTCTCCGGTTCGGAGGATGAGATTCTGATCGCCTTCAACCCGAGGTATCTGGCCGATGGGGTGTCAGCCATCGAGGACGACCGCATCGAGATCCAGGTCATCGACGGTCTCAAACCCAGTGTGATTAGAGGCGTGGACGCCAGGGACTTCCTCTATCTGTTGATGCCCGTTCGGATCTGAATGCGGATCGATTGGGTCGAGCTGACCGGGTTTCGCTCGTACCTGCACGTTCGACTCGAACCGGAAAAGGGCATCAACGTCCTGGTTGGCGACAACGCATCTGGCAAAACGAACGTCCTGGAGGCGATCGCTTATCTCGGCGCGCTGCGCTCGTTTCGCAATGTGACGGATGTGGATCTGGTGAACGACGAGGCTGAAGCAGCGGTTCTCCGGGCCAACGTAGAGCGAAGCGAAGGGTCCTCCTTGATCGAAGTCGAGATTCCCCGGCAGGGCAGGCGTCGTGTTCAGGTAAATCGACAGCGACCGGCCCGATCGAGCGATCTGCTCGGGCACCTGCGTGTCGTGGTTTTTCTGCCGGACGATCTCGACATCGTCAAACGCGGCCCGGCATATCGGAGGGACTTCCTGGACGCTACAGCCGTGCAGTTGTGGCCGGGAGCGTATCTCGATCAACAGGAATATGACCGCTCGGTCCGGCAGCGAAACACGCTCCTTCGTCAAGAAGGCCGTGACGCCGACCCGGTCACGCTGGCGGTGTGGAACGAAAGAATGTCACAAGCGGGCGCGAAAGTGATGGAAAGAAGAGCACGGACCGTGGAAGCCCTTCAGCCATGGGTGCGGTCCACCTACGAGCGGTTGGCAGGAGAAGAAGCCGATGTGTCCTTCCACTATGCCTCAAGCTGGGGTGGCGATCTGGCCACCAACATCACAACCGACGAGCGGGCCGAATTGCTTATTGCCTCGCTCGTCGAGCACGATCGAGTCGACCGGGAGCGGAGGGTCACCACCGTTGGGCCTCATAGGGATGAGCCGATCGTGCTCCTGAACGGCCGGGATACACGGACAAAGGCCAGCCAGGGTGAGCAGCGAACACTCATGTTGGCGATGCGACTCGCCTCACACGAGGCCATTACGGAGGCGGTGGGGGAGCCACCGGCCCTGCTTCTCGATGATGTGTTCTCCGAACTCGATCGCGACAGGGCCGGCGCTCTGGCAGGGGCACTTCCGGCCGCACAGACCTTCATAACGACCGCTCGTTCCGAGGAGGTTCCTGTGGAGGGCCATCGGTGGTCTGTGGCTAACCGGGGGATCCGGTGAACGATCTTCACTCGATAGGTGCTTTGTTGAGGTCGGCGCTTGGTGCGATGGGTCTCGAGCAGGTAGACCTGACGCTGTCGCTCATGCAAGACTGGGATGAAATCGCTGGGTCGCCCTGGGCCGGCGCGTCGAATCCGCTGGTGATAAAGGATGGGGTCCTGATCGTCGAGGCGGCCTCATCGACGGCGGTCCGGTTCCTCCGGTACTCCGTTGGCGACCTCATGCGGCGCCTCGACGAGCGCTTTGGCGAGGGAGTTGTGAATGCCGTCACAGTACGACCTCCACCAACCCGATAATTCCATATGAAATATGGCGATTCCGCCTATCGGAGAGCTTGGGAAAGGGCCTCCAAACCGCTATAATCACATCGTTGTAAATCGCGTTCCCGAGGGCCGCACGCCGGCCCCCCTTTGCTGAGAACGTCGAACGCTGAAGGAGTCCAGTGACTGCCCCCAATCCATCGTCCTACGACGCTGGCGACATCACCGTCCTCGAGGGTCTCGAGGCGGTTCGTCGCCGGCCAGGCATGTACATCGGTTCGACCGGGCCGCGCGGCTTGCACCACCTCGTCTGGGAAGTCGTGGACAACGCGGTGGACGAAGCCATGGCCGGCTTCTGCACAAGGATCGACGTCACGTTGCTTGCCGACGGGGGAGTGCGGGTGAGGGACAACGGAAGAGGCATTCCGGTCGACCATCACAAGAAGACCAAGACCTCGGCGTTGACGACGGTCCTCACGACGCTGCACGCCGGCGGCAAGTTCGAGCAAGGCGCCTACACGGTGTCTGGCGGTTTGCACGGTGTCGGCGTCTCTGTTGTCAATGCCCTTTCGGCGAGGCTCGACGCCGAAATCGTGAGAGATGGGTTCCTGTGGGGACAGAGCTTCGTGGACGGCCGGCCGATCGGGAAGGTCACGAAGATTCGTCCGGCACGTCGCACCGGCACCACGATCTCATTCTGGCCTTCGCCCAAGACCTTCACCGAGACAACCGAGTTCCACTTCGACACGATCGTCTCCCGCCTCAGAGAGATGGCGTTCCTCAACAAGGGCCTCGAGATCCGCCTCACCGACGAGCGGGGAGAGGAACCGCAAGAGAAGTCCTTCATGTACAAGGGCGGCTTGATTGACTTCGTCAAGCACCTGAATGCCACACGTGAACCACTACATGCGCACATCATCTACTTCGACCACGAGTCGGACGACTCTGAACTCGAGATCGCCATGCAGTGGACGGGTTCGTACACCGAGACGGTTCTCAGCTTTGCCAACAACATCAACACCCACGAAGGCGGCACGCACGAAGAGGGGTTCCGGAAATCACTCACAAAGGCGATCAACGAATTCGCCCGTTCGAAGAACCTGTTGAAGGAGAAGGACGAGAATCTGAGCGGCGAGGACATCCGGGAAGGGCTCACCTCGGTCATCTCGGTCAAGGTCCGGCAGCCACAGTTCGAGGGTCAGACGAAGACCAAGCTCGGGAACACCGAGATCCGCTCCTACGTCGAGAAGACCCTCAATCAGATGTTGCCGGAGTGGCTCGAGCGCAATGCAGGCGAAGCGCGCCGGATCGTCGATAAGTGCATCACGGCCTCGAAAGCTCGCGAGGCAGCCAGAAAGGCCCGTGAGCTGACCAGACGCAAGTCGCTGCTCGAGTCGACGAGCCTGCCCGGAAAGCTGGTCGACTGCTCCTCCCGGGATCCGAGCCTCAGCGAACTCTTCATCGTTGAGGGAGACTCGGCGGCCGGACCTGCCAAGGAGGGCCGTGACTCCGTGACCCAGGCAATCCTGCCCATTCGGGGCAAGATCCTCAACGTCGAGAAGGCCCGTCTGGCCAAGGCGCTCCAGAACAACGAGGTCCAGGCGATCATCACTGCCGCCGGCACCAGCATCGGCGAGGAGTTTGACGTAACGAAAGCCAGGTATCACAAGATCGTGATGTTGACGGACGCCGACGTGGACGGCGCTCACATCCGTACGCTGCTCCTGACCCTCTTGTTCCGCCATATGCGAGGTTTGATTGAAGCCGGGTACGTCTACGTTGCCCAGCCCCCACTGTACCGGGTGAAGGTCGGCTCCAGCGTGCACTATTTGAAGGACGAAGCGGCCCTGGCGGAGTTCCACCGGGACCACCCGAAGGTCAACCCCACCCGGTTCAAGGGCCTGGGCGAGATGAATGCCAACGAATTGTGGGATACCACCATGAATCCGGCTACCCGCACGCTCATCCGGGTCGAGCTCGAGGACGCCGCCAGAGCCGAGGAGATCTTCTCGATTCTGATGGGCGACGACGTGGCCGAGCGAAAGGCCTTCATTCAGCAGAACGCCAAAGACGTCCGTTTCCTGGACATCTGAGCAGAGGACCTCATGACCGATCAAGACCCACACGGGAATATCCGCGAGATCGACATCAACGACGAGATGGCACAGTCGTTCGTCGACTATGCGATGTCCGTCATCGTCTCGCGTGCCCTTCCAGACGTCCGCGACGGACTCAAGCCGGTGCAGCGACGAATCATCCATGCGATGAACGTGGCGAACATGGGTGCCGGATCACGCCACAAGAAGAGTGCCACGGTCGTCGGAGACACGATGGCTAAGTATCACCCTCATTCGAACGACGCCATTTACGACGCGCTCGTTCGCCTCGGACAGTCGTTCTCACTTCGCCATCCGCTTGTTGATCCGCAGGGGAACTTCGGAACCATCGACGATCCCCCGGCCGCCATGAGGTACACGGAGTGCCGTCTTGCTCCGATCTCGACGAAGCTGCTCGAAGGGATCGACGAGAACACGGTCGACTTCGTAGAGAACTATGACGGCGAGCATCAGGAGCCTTCCGTGCTTCCCGCCCGCTTCCCCAACCTGCTCGTCAACGGTTCACAGGGAATCGCAGTCGGCATGGCAACGAATATCGCCCCGCACAACCTCGGCGAGATAATCGACGCCTGCGTGTACGTGATCGAGAACCCGGATGCCGCCGTCGAGGACCTATTGCAGTTCGTGAAGGGACCAGACTTCCCGACCGGTGCATATATCGTCGGGACGGCGGGAATTCGGGATGCTCTCACCACCGGGCGTGGCTCGGTCAAGATGCGGGCGGTTGCCGACGTGCAAGAAGTACGCAAAGGGCGCAACGCCATCGTGGTGACCGAACTCCCGTACCAGGTCTCCAAAGACCGGGTCCTCGAGAAGATCGCCGCCCTCGTTCACGACAAGAAGATCACGGGCATTTCTGATCTCCGCAACGACTCGTCGGCACGGGTCGGTACCCGGCTGGTCATCGAATTGAAGAAGGACGCCGTTCCCCAAGTTGTGCTGAATCAGCTCTTCAAGCTGACCCAGTTGCAGGAGAACTTCAGCGTCAACACGGTGGCTTTGGTCGACGGAGTGCCCAGGACGCTCAACCTCGGGGAGA is from Acidimicrobiia bacterium and encodes:
- the gyrB gene encoding DNA topoisomerase (ATP-hydrolyzing) subunit B → MTAPNPSSYDAGDITVLEGLEAVRRRPGMYIGSTGPRGLHHLVWEVVDNAVDEAMAGFCTRIDVTLLADGGVRVRDNGRGIPVDHHKKTKTSALTTVLTTLHAGGKFEQGAYTVSGGLHGVGVSVVNALSARLDAEIVRDGFLWGQSFVDGRPIGKVTKIRPARRTGTTISFWPSPKTFTETTEFHFDTIVSRLREMAFLNKGLEIRLTDERGEEPQEKSFMYKGGLIDFVKHLNATREPLHAHIIYFDHESDDSELEIAMQWTGSYTETVLSFANNINTHEGGTHEEGFRKSLTKAINEFARSKNLLKEKDENLSGEDIREGLTSVISVKVRQPQFEGQTKTKLGNTEIRSYVEKTLNQMLPEWLERNAGEARRIVDKCITASKAREAARKARELTRRKSLLESTSLPGKLVDCSSRDPSLSELFIVEGDSAAGPAKEGRDSVTQAILPIRGKILNVEKARLAKALQNNEVQAIITAAGTSIGEEFDVTKARYHKIVMLTDADVDGAHIRTLLLTLLFRHMRGLIEAGYVYVAQPPLYRVKVGSSVHYLKDEAALAEFHRDHPKVNPTRFKGLGEMNANELWDTTMNPATRTLIRVELEDAARAEEIFSILMGDDVAERKAFIQQNAKDVRFLDI